The sequence TGCAGAGCAGCTGCCCGTCCTTGCTTCCAGGAATCCTTCCCAAATCTAAAATTCTGTCATGGGAATAACTGTTTCCCACCTGAGTCACCTGTGACCTCACCTTGGTTTGAATTGACTCATCTCTCAGCACTGAGGTGCAGGTTTTAACTGGGGTTTGGCACCACAAGGATTGTCTTGCAAAAAGGGGGAAGGAATCGGGGAAGCATTTCTGGCAAGGAAATACTTTGTTTTGTACAGAGAAGCAGGATGGCAGCTGAACTGGCATTTCCCAATTGCTTCTGGCCaactccctgtttaaccacataATTCTGTTTCTTCCCTGTTTTCCCTTACTTGGTAAGGGATTGTGGAGATCAGAGTTCTGATGCTTTCGAGGCACCCAGCAAACTGCCAGACGGATCCTCCAGCAGTGCTAGGAGagcttatttcacagaatcccagaatgtcaggggttgaagggccctggaaagctcacccagtgcaatccccccatggagcaggaacacccagctgaggttccacaggaaggggtccaggcgggtttgaatgtctgcagagaaggagactccacaacctccctgggcagcctgggccaggctctgacaccctcacccccaacaagtttcttctcatcttccagcagaacctcctgtgttccagtttgcacccattgccccttgtcctgtcactggttgtcacccagaagagcctggctccatcctcctgacactgcccctttccatattgatccccaggaatgagtcccccctcagtctcctcttgtccagctccagagccccagctccctcagcctttcctcacacgggagatgctccactcccttcagcatcttggtggctgcgctggactctctccagcagttccctgtccttctggaactgaggggtcacaactggacacaatattccaggtgtggtctccccagggcagagcagaggggcaggagaacctctctgacctactgaccaccagTTGTTGCTTCAAGACACAATTTAAAAAGGCTGCTTGTGGGAGTGTGAGGATACGAATGTCATCCTGGGGCATCTCCTCAGGCTGTCCCTGGGGAGATACGTGTCAGCAAAGCCCTAACGGGGATCAGGAAGAGGTGGAAGAGCCTGGCGAGGTAAATTCTTCATGGATGCTGCTGCTGGATGGGGCCAACCTACACAGagaactccttttttttcttgatttaatATATGGGAGAACTTGTATTTCTCCACAAACTGACTCAAAAGCACCCCACTGGCCATGAgtcttccctcatactgctgagCTGTAGGTAAATGCTGTCACCAAATCTCTCCTTGGCCTCTCGTTCCTTGCGAAGCCTTTGCACCTTCCGAGCATGTAGGAAAGCGTTGATCTGCCCGAGCACTTTGGAGCTGCCTTTGTTTTGCAGAAGCTGTACCGCAGGGAAATCAAACCGCCCTTCAAGCCAGCCGTAGGCCAGCCGGATGACACCTTTTATTTTGACACAGAATTTACGTCGCGTACACCGAAAGGTTGGTACGGATTCACGCAAAGCCCGAGTTCCCTGTGTGGAATGATAGCTGGACGGCTTCCCTCTGGTTTGCTGGTGCCAGCAGGGCAGGGTTTGTCTCCAGATGGCTGCAGCACCGAGGAGGTGGCCCAGCCACCGAAATGGGGGGTGGTTCTTGTCTTGAACAACCTAAAGAGGAGCCGCAGCTCCTGGGGAGCGAGGGGAAGGCTGCTGCCTCCCCAGGGCTAACCCGCTCCAAGTTGTCTCTGTCCTGCTATTGCAGATTCCCCCGGCATTCCCCCGAGCGCCGGGGCCCATCAGCTCTTCCGAGGCTTCAGTTTTGTGGCGACCGGGTTGATGGAGGACGGGAAGGTGAAGCCTGTCCAGTCACCTCTGCATTCGGTGGTGCAGGTAAAGCGCGGGGACGGAGGAGCAGTGCTTTGAAGCCGCAGTGACGCTCCAGCGTGGGGCTGCGGGACCTCGGTACCATCTGGAGCAGAGTTAACGGGCCGCCTGAGGCAGTCTCATCCTGTTTGGAATTCCTGCACCCTgttctttcatttctgttaaCTGTTGCGTGCAGGGTTCGGCAGGACAATGCGAGTCTGGTTGCTTTCAGCTCCCCAGGTGGACCCATGTGAACGCGTATGGCTTGATGTCACTGAAATGCACCACGCTAGGTGCAGATAGTGTCAGCCCACTGACCTCCATCTGCCTTGTTCTCCTCTGCgggaggagcagctgtgggaagcacAGACCGTGTCTGTCAGTCGCTCTGTGTTGTAGTTACTCCTCAGGTTGCACAAACCCTTCCCTGAACACTTCCTGGCTCAGCAACTCTCCGCTTTCCTCTTGCAGCAGCTGCACGGCAAGAACGTCCAGTTCAACGACGGCTACGTGGTGAAGGAGGCGATCGGCGTCGGCTCCTACTCAGTGTGTAAACGCTGCATTCATAAAGCCACCAACATGGAATACGCAGTCAAGGTCTGAGATTTACCATCGGAACTGAACTCCCCTCTTAGATTTCTTTTCATCCCCCCAACGACCAAAATAACATCCAGGAACAAAATTGCTTCCCCTGCTTGTGTAGGGACTAAAGGGGCAATTTCTGTGCTGCTGGGCATTAACTGCACAAGCTTTCCTGTCTAGGAGTAGCAGGGAAGCAGCGTTCTCTGCCAGGGAGAGGACCGTTTCTCACCTTTCTTTGCAGAGCTGTGGCTGTGTCAGCTCTTCACAAATAAGCCAGACATAAAACTttgggatttggggatgcagaacTGATGAAGCAATCAGGAGATTTGTAGAGCTTATTGCTGAagagggcaggggacagggaacgGCGATGGCACAGGGTCTTTGCAGAGCTCAGCTTGTTTGCTTTGTCCTGTTCCCTTGCCCTCTCCGTTGTGGCTGATGCTCGTCCCTGATCTTGCAGGTTATCGACAAGAGCAAGCGAGACCCGTCTGAGGAAATAGAAATCCTCCTGCGATACGGGCAGCATCCGAACATCATCACCTTGAAAGATGTGAGTGTAACTTGAATCACTTCCCTGTAGTTTGGTTTAGGAAGCACAAACTGGTCTACGGGGTGGGCGAATGCAGCTGCAGTGCCCAGTGGCACCGCTCAGTGTGTCATTCGCCCCTGATTCCTGTCTGCTGCTCGGTGCTACAAGTACCAAAGGGAAGCTCTGGAAGCACGTTTGGGTTAACCCCTCTGCGTTTGCTCTGGTAGGTGTACGATGACGGGAAGTACGTGTATCTGGTGACTGAGCTGATGCGGGGAGGGGAGCTACTCGATAAAATCCTCAGACAGAAGTTTTTCTCGGAGAGGGAGGCCAGTTCGGTCCTGCACACGATCTGTAAGACGGTGGAATATCTGCATTCCCAAGGGGTGAGTGTGGTCACATCGTTTTCCTGGGAAGCTGTCTGGCATTGCAccactctccctctcctcctgggAGTAACTCTGCCTGCCAGGActgctgtttcttgctggtgtTGCTGTCTTGGCAAACCAGATGTGGGGCCGGAGCAGGGGCTGAGAGTCCTGATGCAGCTTCAGGCCTTTGTTTTCCTGGGATACGAGAACGGCCCTTTCTCTCCTCCACAGGTGGTTCACAGGGACTTGAAACCCAGCAATATTCTCTACGTGGATGAGTCAGGAAACCCCGAAAGCATTCGCATTTGTGACTTTGGCTTTGCCAAGCAGCTGAGGGCTGAGAATGGCCTTCTCATGACTCCCTGTTACACGGCAAACTTCGTGGCACCCGAGGTAAGCGTCTGCTTCACCTGAGACCCTGCGGTAGCTCTCGTGTCCCTCCCCAGTCCGCGCTCTCGGTTCCAACTTCCATTCTACCCTAAAAGAGGTAATTACAGAAATACCACTTGTCATAATGAACAAATGGGGATCTCGAGTGCGGTTACTGTGCAGTCCAACTTGTACTGTCCTGATAAGGGGCTCTGCCTTAAGGTGGTGAGACTTTAAAACCCCAGGGATTTTCTAGGCTGCTTCTCTTCCTGATGAACTGACCTGTTGAAACAGGTGGGAAGATTTTCTTGGTGTGGAAGGAAGAAGAGCCAGCGTGCCATGGGGCATGCGTGCGGTGTCACCACATGGGAACGGGAACGTGGCTTCTGTCTCGCTTCTCGTTTTGATGTACCTGGGCAGTTCCTGTGTTCCATTAATCCAAAATCTGATGTGAATCCCAATCTTTAGTCCAAGACTTTGCTGTTCAGCAGGGCGCTTGGAGCTTTGCCTGCAGAGCACACACAGGGCTCAAGCTGCTTCTCACAAGCTGAAATGAGCTCAACGACAAGAGCTGAACacactcttttcctttcctttgcctATTGTGTTCAGGTACTCAAACGCCAAGGCTACGACGAGGGCTGCGACATCTGGAGCCTGGGAGTTCTCCTGTATACGATGCTGGCTGGGTAAGTGCCGCTGTCTCACTGGAAGGCGACGTCTGGAGCTGTGACCGCCTCAGCCGGACCTGGCGGCCTCGGTCCCTGGCTGGGTTACAGGACGGGAAATGAAAcgctctctcttctctcctcagCTGCACCCCGTTTGCAAATGGTCCCAGTGACACTCCAGAAGAGATCCTGTCCCGGATAGGCGGCGGGAAGTTCTCCGTCAGCGGGGGCAATTGGGACACTATTTCTGACATGGCCAAGGTGCGGTTTGATGTTCGTCTGCGTTACGTTAAAGGGTTGAGGTCAAGCACGGCCAGTTCCGTGAGACAAGTTCAAGGcgggctggggagggaggagagaggagaaaaccaGCAGTGTACCTGCTCCTAGGTGTACTGAAATAGTATTCTATACAAAAAGGGATCGATGTCTGGGAACTCTAAACCTGGCCATTGAATTTAAATCCTGATTTGGGGTCGTACAGGTGGTATTTCTGCATTTGAAGTGTGAAATCTTCTAAAGTCTAACTTTCCAAATGATGTCCTTAGGATCTGGTATCAAAGATGCTTCACGTAGATCCTCACCAGCGTCTAACGGCCAAGCAGGTCCTGCAGCACCCCTGGATAACCCACAAGGACAGCTTACCCCAGAGCCAGCTCAATCACCAGGACGTGCAGCTTGTCAAGGTACAAAGTCTGGGCTGGGCCTTCAGCTGCTTCCTGGTGTCCCTGGGCACAGGTGTCACAGGGCAGCGCTCCGGGCGGGTGGCGGGGCTGTGGACCGAGCAGGATGGCAGGTTGGAGCAGGGGGCTGGGGAGGCGATACAGACAAGCTGGCAGGAAAACCTGGGGAGCGTGTCAGCACGGGAGGGAGATGTACAGAAAAAGGCAATATGTTTGTGGGCCTGGCTACTCTGGTCTCcctctctgctccactctggtgaggccCCCTTGCAGTGCTGCGTCCAGCCCTGGGCCCCAACATCAGagggacatggagctgttggTGAGGGGCCAGAGAAGGCCGTGCTTGGAGAGCTGGAACAGTtctgctgtgggacaggctgagagagttgggttgagcctggagaagactccaaGGAGACCTTAGAGCAACCCCCAGTACCTAAAGCGGACCTACAGGACacctggagagagactttttacaagggcatgtagtgacaggacaaggggtgatggtttaaactaaaggagggagattcaggctggacatgaggaaggaattgttggccctgggggtggtgagagcctggcccaggttggccagagaggtggtggatgaaccatccctggagacatcccaggccaggctggacggggctctgagcaacctgagctggtgaagatgtccctgtcatggcagggggggcactgggggacatttgaaggtccctttaacccaaaccatcctatgacTCAACGGTCTCGTAAAGCCATGATTCTGAAATAACTCTTCCACGCCTAAACAAGTTCTCTCGCGCCTTCTCTCCAAGGGGGCGATGGCCGCCACGTACTCCGCCCTGAACAGCTCCAAGCCGAGCCCGCAGCTGAAGCCCATCGAGTCCTCCATCCTGGCACAGCGGCGGGTGAAGAAGCTCCCGTCCACCACGCTGTGAGGCCGGGGGCGGCAGCCGCGCGGTGCAGCCGCACAGCCTTGGCACATCTGCCCGACACGGGGACAGGAGGTCGGGCGGTCGATGCCAGCACAGGAGCTCCCTCGAGGACGACGTCTCAAAAGGCCGCGTGCCTTTGTGTTGCTGACAGACTGGCTCCTCCTCGCGTGGACTGATCTTTGCTGAGAGAACTCCACTGTAAAACGTTTTTTGAAGTGTAAATTGTCGATTTTTAAAGACATCCATCTGTGTATATGAGAACTAGAGTGTATAACATGTCAAGAGGCACTAAAAAGCAGCTCTGATTCACCCTTTCCTGTGTAGGGCCAGAGATTTGTCGTAGCTACACCATTTCTTAGGAACGATCCTCTCCAACGCCATCGCAGCTGGAGGACTGTGGAACATTTGGGGTTTaggctttggggtttttcctCCCTTGAACCACTGGGATCCCATCCCACAGTCAGCCCTGCAGACTCTTGGCCAGCAGCACCCGTGTTTGTGAAGAACTTCCCTCCCCTTCGCTCCCTGTGCGTGTTCACAGTGTAAGTTGGTTCTTCAGGCTCCGTTTCCTCCCCAGCGCAGCCGGCAGGTCTCTGAGCAGAATAAAGCAGGCGTTTTCGGAACGCCCCGCAGAGGCTGGGCTGGCCGGGCACCTGCTGCCTTGGGCTCGTTCCTCCCATCGCCGTGTTCTCCCCATCACTGCGTGGGGACTTTGTCACCTGCACAAGGGGATGACAAGGGAACCTTCTTGGCCACGTTGGCTTCGCGCTggctctggctgctgcttttACCATTTTCGAGTTTCCTTTCCTTCAGCAGGAACCTATTAAACAAaccatcctctttttttttaatttaactttaTTCTACAGCTGGTAACTCAGGGTTTCTTTCTGAATTGTACAATAAATGTGTCATTCGGttgatgggttttttttactgattgaCTTTCAGCTGCAGAACAAGCGGCCCCATCGTTTCCCCAGCTCTCAGCGGGTGATGACTCTCACCCGCCTTCTGGGAGATCTGCAAAGCTTTTCCAACTGGCCCTGGATGGAAAACCAGCCGTGCTGTAGAAGGGCTGCATGTTATGCTACCTTCTCTCAGGTGCAATACCtcattaataattaattagaaccAGTAAGGCAGTGATCAGCAGGAAAGGGGCCAGGCTGCCGAAGGGAACTTCTTATTCTCAGGACATTTTAGTGCTAAAAGAAATGAGCACGTGGAGGCAAACTGTGCAAGAAATCAGTTCCTGACCTGTTCTGGCTTGGGAACGGCTGGAGCTCCCTGGGTGGTTTGTCGGAAGGTGCAGGAGAGCGCCGGGGACTCAAACGCAGCAAAGGTTCTGCTGTGAATTCCTGCTGTTTTGGGTTGGGTCTTAAACCAAACACTCGCCCTGCTTGGATGGCAGCTGGCGTTTGTATGAAACTGTAAATGCTCTCAGATATCAGTCAGGAGAAACATGACAACCTTTGCTTCATCGTCCCTGTCGCGGTGCTGGTGTGAGGACTCCAAGGTGTGTAGGACAACCCGGTGCAAGCTCTGTGGGTACAGGGGAGCTGCAAACTCTGCCTGGCCATAAATGATACCCAGGGCTTCAAACCTCGATAATCAGAGCATCAAACCCCTAATCAGGGCATCAAACCCCGATATCAGAGCACTGAGCCCTCCGCCTCGCTGGGGTGTTTGTGTttggtgcagctgcagctcctgcagaatGGAGTGAACAAGAAGGGCTACACCTTGTGTTCCGGGGTGTTTTTAAACCAGGTTGTTTCGAGCGATCCTTCTGTAAGTAAGAATAAACCTTGATTTTTAGTTCCAAATCAACCAAGTGGTGTTACTTTTTTAATTCCAGTGCTCGGTAAAGGTGGACTTGTTGTTCTTTCTGTAGGTGTTTGTAACAGGTCGGGTGTGCCCCCTCGTTCCCTTTCTGGTTTTGTCCTGACAATATTAAACCTTTGCCAAAATACAGTTGAGACCAACTGCTGTCATCTTAACCGAAACTGCATGATTTGAGGTGAAAGTTGGACCTGCGTTGGGCTGGGTCTCCAATGCCTGTTGGGGGGAGCAAGATGGTGTCCTAGAGGAGACCAAATAATCTGCACTTAGAAGAATTCATTCAGCTTTAACTCAGGACACAGAGGATGTACAGCCTAACGTTGTCTTGATGTGAAAAGGGACAAACAATGTATTTCAACTTTCGTACCTAAGGAAATCCATACGAGGAAAGCTGCTTGTGTTGTTTCAGGTGTTGAATAGTTGACTTGACCTTTAAGATTTTGT is a genomic window of Patagioenas fasciata isolate bPatFas1 chromosome 25, bPatFas1.hap1, whole genome shotgun sequence containing:
- the RPS6KA1 gene encoding ribosomal protein S6 kinase alpha-1 isoform X2 encodes the protein MDNSPQDLLRLALTNGQAAPEEGGNPPAKAKSEITWIEKDLVDSADKGEGVVKEINITHHVKEGSEKADPSQFELLKVLGQGSFGKVFLVRKITPPDSNHLYAMKVLKKATLKVRDRVRTKIERDILADVNHPFVVKLHYAFQTEGKLYLILDFLRGGDLFTRLSKEVMFTEEDVKFYLAELALGLDHLHSLGIIYRDLKPENILLDEEGHIKLTDFGLSKEAIDHEKKAYSFCGTVEYMAPEVVNRQGHSHSADWWSYGVLMFEMLTGSLPFQGKDRKETMTLILKAKLGMPQFLSSEAQSLLRALFKRNPANRLGSGPDGAEEIKRHPFYSTIDWNKLYRREIKPPFKPAVGQPDDTFYFDTEFTSRTPKDSPGIPPSAGAHQLFRGFSFVATGLMEDGKVKPVQSPLHSVVQQLHGKNVQFNDGYVVKEAIGVGSYSVCKRCIHKATNMEYAVKVIDKSKRDPSEEIEILLRYGQHPNIITLKDVYDDGKYVYLVTELMRGGELLDKILRQKFFSEREASSVLHTICKTVEYLHSQGVVHRDLKPSNILYVDESGNPESIRICDFGFAKQLRAENGLLMTPCYTANFVAPEVLKRQGYDEGCDIWSLGVLLYTMLAGCTPFANGPSDTPEEILSRIGGGKFSVSGGNWDTISDMAKDLVSKMLHVDPHQRLTAKQVLQHPWITHKDSLPQSQLNHQDVQLVKGAMAATYSALNSSKPSPQLKPIESSILAQRRVKKLPSTTL
- the RPS6KA1 gene encoding ribosomal protein S6 kinase alpha-1 isoform X5; protein product: MLRLLFRSKPRIREAKSEITWIEKDLVDSADKGEGVVKEINITHHVKEGSEKADPSQFELLKVLGQGSFGKVFLVRKITPPDSNHLYAMKVLKKATLKVRDRVRTKIERDILADVNHPFVVKLHYAFQTEGKLYLILDFLRGGDLFTRLSKEVMFTEEDVKFYLAELALGLDHLHSLGIIYRDLKPENILLDEEGHIKLTDFGLSKEAIDHEKKAYSFCGTVEYMAPEVVNRQGHSHSADWWSYGVLMFEMLTGSLPFQGKDRKETMTLILKAKLGMPQFLSSEAQSLLRALFKRNPANRLGSGPDGAEEIKRHPFYSTIDWNKLYRREIKPPFKPAVGQPDDTFYFDTEFTSRTPKDSPGIPPSAGAHQLFRGFSFVATGLMEDGKVKPVQSPLHSVVQQLHGKNVQFNDGYVVKEAIGVGSYSVCKRCIHKATNMEYAVKVIDKSKRDPSEEIEILLRYGQHPNIITLKDVYDDGKYVYLVTELMRGGELLDKILRQKFFSEREASSVLHTICKTVEYLHSQGVVHRDLKPSNILYVDESGNPESIRICDFGFAKQLRAENGLLMTPCYTANFVAPEVLKRQGYDEGCDIWSLGVLLYTMLAGCTPFANGPSDTPEEILSRIGGGKFSVSGGNWDTISDMAKDLVSKMLHVDPHQRLTAKQVLQHPWITHKDSLPQSQLNHQDVQLVKGAMAATYSALNSSKPSPQLKPIESSILAQRRVKKLPSTTL
- the RPS6KA1 gene encoding ribosomal protein S6 kinase alpha-1 isoform X1, whose protein sequence is MPLAQLAEPWPNMELVQLDTENGQAAPEEGGNPPAKAKSEITWIEKDLVDSADKGEGVVKEINITHHVKEGSEKADPSQFELLKVLGQGSFGKVFLVRKITPPDSNHLYAMKVLKKATLKVRDRVRTKIERDILADVNHPFVVKLHYAFQTEGKLYLILDFLRGGDLFTRLSKEVMFTEEDVKFYLAELALGLDHLHSLGIIYRDLKPENILLDEEGHIKLTDFGLSKEAIDHEKKAYSFCGTVEYMAPEVVNRQGHSHSADWWSYGVLMFEMLTGSLPFQGKDRKETMTLILKAKLGMPQFLSSEAQSLLRALFKRNPANRLGSGPDGAEEIKRHPFYSTIDWNKLYRREIKPPFKPAVGQPDDTFYFDTEFTSRTPKDSPGIPPSAGAHQLFRGFSFVATGLMEDGKVKPVQSPLHSVVQQLHGKNVQFNDGYVVKEAIGVGSYSVCKRCIHKATNMEYAVKVIDKSKRDPSEEIEILLRYGQHPNIITLKDVYDDGKYVYLVTELMRGGELLDKILRQKFFSEREASSVLHTICKTVEYLHSQGVVHRDLKPSNILYVDESGNPESIRICDFGFAKQLRAENGLLMTPCYTANFVAPEVLKRQGYDEGCDIWSLGVLLYTMLAGCTPFANGPSDTPEEILSRIGGGKFSVSGGNWDTISDMAKDLVSKMLHVDPHQRLTAKQVLQHPWITHKDSLPQSQLNHQDVQLVKGAMAATYSALNSSKPSPQLKPIESSILAQRRVKKLPSTTL
- the RPS6KA1 gene encoding ribosomal protein S6 kinase alpha-1 isoform X4 → MPLAQLAEPWPNMELVQLDTENGQAAPEEGGNPPAKGEGVVKEINITHHVKEGSEKADPSQFELLKVLGQGSFGKVFLVRKITPPDSNHLYAMKVLKKATLKVRDRVRTKIERDILADVNHPFVVKLHYAFQTEGKLYLILDFLRGGDLFTRLSKEVMFTEEDVKFYLAELALGLDHLHSLGIIYRDLKPENILLDEEGHIKLTDFGLSKEAIDHEKKAYSFCGTVEYMAPEVVNRQGHSHSADWWSYGVLMFEMLTGSLPFQGKDRKETMTLILKAKLGMPQFLSSEAQSLLRALFKRNPANRLGSGPDGAEEIKRHPFYSTIDWNKLYRREIKPPFKPAVGQPDDTFYFDTEFTSRTPKDSPGIPPSAGAHQLFRGFSFVATGLMEDGKVKPVQSPLHSVVQQLHGKNVQFNDGYVVKEAIGVGSYSVCKRCIHKATNMEYAVKVIDKSKRDPSEEIEILLRYGQHPNIITLKDVYDDGKYVYLVTELMRGGELLDKILRQKFFSEREASSVLHTICKTVEYLHSQGVVHRDLKPSNILYVDESGNPESIRICDFGFAKQLRAENGLLMTPCYTANFVAPEVLKRQGYDEGCDIWSLGVLLYTMLAGCTPFANGPSDTPEEILSRIGGGKFSVSGGNWDTISDMAKDLVSKMLHVDPHQRLTAKQVLQHPWITHKDSLPQSQLNHQDVQLVKGAMAATYSALNSSKPSPQLKPIESSILAQRRVKKLPSTTL
- the RPS6KA1 gene encoding ribosomal protein S6 kinase alpha-1 isoform X3, whose product is MPLAQLAEPWPNMELVQLDTEAKSEITWIEKDLVDSADKGEGVVKEINITHHVKEGSEKADPSQFELLKVLGQGSFGKVFLVRKITPPDSNHLYAMKVLKKATLKVRDRVRTKIERDILADVNHPFVVKLHYAFQTEGKLYLILDFLRGGDLFTRLSKEVMFTEEDVKFYLAELALGLDHLHSLGIIYRDLKPENILLDEEGHIKLTDFGLSKEAIDHEKKAYSFCGTVEYMAPEVVNRQGHSHSADWWSYGVLMFEMLTGSLPFQGKDRKETMTLILKAKLGMPQFLSSEAQSLLRALFKRNPANRLGSGPDGAEEIKRHPFYSTIDWNKLYRREIKPPFKPAVGQPDDTFYFDTEFTSRTPKDSPGIPPSAGAHQLFRGFSFVATGLMEDGKVKPVQSPLHSVVQQLHGKNVQFNDGYVVKEAIGVGSYSVCKRCIHKATNMEYAVKVIDKSKRDPSEEIEILLRYGQHPNIITLKDVYDDGKYVYLVTELMRGGELLDKILRQKFFSEREASSVLHTICKTVEYLHSQGVVHRDLKPSNILYVDESGNPESIRICDFGFAKQLRAENGLLMTPCYTANFVAPEVLKRQGYDEGCDIWSLGVLLYTMLAGCTPFANGPSDTPEEILSRIGGGKFSVSGGNWDTISDMAKDLVSKMLHVDPHQRLTAKQVLQHPWITHKDSLPQSQLNHQDVQLVKGAMAATYSALNSSKPSPQLKPIESSILAQRRVKKLPSTTL